From a single Mycolicibacterium mengxianglii genomic region:
- a CDS encoding Crp/Fnr family transcriptional regulator → MRSPVTQVLEHSSTFAGVRRQTLAALTRELTPVEFRRGYTIVTEGESGDRMYVIVEGKVKVGRRSTDGRQNLLAVLGPSEVFGELSVFDFGARTSTVTALTTVRAVSIDRAELSTLIACYPELGEQLLRVLARRLRDTHDNVSDLVFTDVPGRVAKLLLQLATRFGVQGPGTEPDRPVIRVPHDLTQEELAQLVGSSRETVNKALAEFVERGWIQVRGKTVLVLDRARLARRAR, encoded by the coding sequence ATGAGAAGCCCGGTCACCCAGGTGCTGGAGCATTCCAGCACGTTCGCCGGAGTGCGGCGTCAGACATTGGCGGCGCTGACCCGCGAACTCACCCCGGTCGAGTTCCGGCGCGGGTACACCATCGTCACTGAGGGCGAATCCGGCGACCGGATGTACGTGATCGTCGAGGGCAAGGTCAAAGTCGGCCGTCGCAGCACCGACGGCCGCCAGAACCTGCTCGCTGTGCTCGGCCCCTCCGAGGTGTTCGGGGAGCTGTCGGTCTTCGACTTCGGTGCACGCACCTCGACGGTCACCGCACTGACCACCGTGCGCGCCGTGTCGATCGACAGGGCCGAGCTCAGCACACTGATCGCCTGTTACCCCGAGTTGGGGGAACAGCTGTTGCGCGTGCTGGCCCGGCGACTACGCGACACCCACGACAACGTCTCGGATCTGGTCTTCACCGATGTCCCGGGTCGCGTCGCAAAGCTGCTGCTGCAGTTGGCAACCCGATTCGGTGTGCAGGGCCCCGGCACGGAACCGGACCGGCCGGTGATCCGGGTCCCACACGACCTCACCCAGGAAGAACTCGCCCAACTCGTGGGCTCGTCTCGCGAGACGGTGAACAAGGCGCTCGCCGAGTTCGTCGAACGGGGTTGGATCCAGGTGCGGGGCAAGACCGTGCTGGTCCTGGACCGGGCCCGGCTGGCTCGGCGGGCACGCTGA